The sequence ACTGGGGTAAGACGCACCCGGGCATCGAGCGGTTGGAGCGGGCGGTGACCGACCGGCGCGACGCCGTGGTCAAGCACCCGCTCTACGCCAACCTCGACACCCACCAGGCGCTGGTCACCTTCATGGAGCACCACGTCTTCGCGGTCTGGGACTTCATGTCCCTGCTGAAGTCGCTGCAACGGCAACTGACCTGCGTCACAGTGCCGTGGATCCCGACCGGGCCGACCGGCAGCCGCCGCCTCATCAACGACATCGTGATGGTCGAGGAGAGCGACGAACTGGGAGGCGGCTACATCAGCCACTTCGAGCTGTACGTGCAGGGCATGGCCGAGGCCGGCGCGGACACCACAGCGGTGAACGCCCTGATCGACAGGCTGCGCACCGGCCGGCCGGTCACCGAGGCGCTCGCCGAGGCCGGGGTGCCG comes from Micromonospora vinacea and encodes:
- a CDS encoding DUF3050 domain-containing protein, encoding MSRYDWGKTHPGIERLERAVTDRRDAVVKHPLYANLDTHQALVTFMEHHVFAVWDFMSLLKSLQRQLTCVTVPWIPTGPTGSRRLINDIVMVEESDELGGGYISHFELYVQGMAEAGADTTAVNALIDRLRTGRPVTEALAEAGVPAASARFAATTWQIIESTPVHCQAAAFAFGREDLIPDMFTQVVSVNESSDRLHAFVDYLERHIEVDGEQHTPMAMQMLADLCGDDDTKWQECADTVNTALAARARLWDDILAAIKGPA